In Campylobacter lari, one DNA window encodes the following:
- a CDS encoding CinA family protein, whose translation MKHLIIIIGNEIIINENYMRYIQEEYKKQFLELHELKFINKPDKELPFLLEKLSKEYSYITIFSISEYYATIAKIIATLNDDVLILENDTLVPSKALREKNSFLSSFEQCHINLLNINIEQKLPLILQNPELDYAYFCLLDIDEMSANILLSTLTTSFEIQTCSSALLDNLICIRASASQYGKLEGFLKGVFKLFAGKVFLGNDPIKFIAKKLLEKNLKISFAESCTAGLCASKFAENSGISNVFEGSLITYSNRLKNSWLGVSNDTLESVGEYSDRCIYFMLKGVFKTTNCDFALALSGVAGEENDKNTKAGTIYIGAMYKDGTFLQECIHIQGNRNYTREQASLAAYCLMLRLKPEIFFGV comes from the coding sequence ATGAAACATCTCATCATCATTATAGGCAATGAAATTATTATTAATGAAAATTATATGCGTTATATACAAGAAGAATACAAAAAGCAGTTTTTAGAGCTTCATGAGTTAAAATTTATAAACAAACCTGACAAAGAACTTCCTTTTTTACTTGAAAAACTTTCTAAAGAATATAGCTATATAACCATTTTTAGCATTAGCGAATACTATGCAACCATAGCTAAAATCATAGCAACCTTAAATGATGATGTTTTAATCTTAGAAAATGATACCCTAGTACCTTCAAAAGCTTTGCGTGAAAAAAATTCCTTTTTAAGTTCTTTTGAGCAATGCCATATTAATTTATTAAATATAAATATAGAGCAAAAATTACCTTTGATTTTGCAAAATCCTGAACTTGACTATGCGTATTTTTGTCTTTTAGATATAGATGAAATGAGTGCAAATATCTTACTTAGCACACTTACTACTTCTTTTGAAATTCAAACTTGCTCAAGTGCATTATTAGATAATCTTATTTGTATTAGAGCAAGCGCTAGTCAATATGGAAAACTAGAAGGCTTTTTAAAAGGGGTTTTCAAACTTTTTGCAGGAAAAGTATTTTTAGGAAACGATCCTATTAAATTTATAGCCAAAAAACTTTTAGAAAAAAACTTAAAAATTTCCTTTGCAGAAAGTTGTACCGCAGGACTTTGTGCTTCAAAATTTGCTGAAAATTCAGGAATTTCTAATGTGTTTGAGGGTTCTTTGATCACTTATTCTAATCGTTTAAAAAATTCTTGGCTTGGGGTGAGCAATGATACTTTAGAAAGTGTTGGGGAATATTCTGATCGTTGTATTTATTTTATGTTAAAAGGGGTTTTTAAAACCACAAATTGTGATTTTGCTTTAGCGCTTAGTGGGGTAGCTGGAGAAGAAAATGATAAAAATACCAAAGCAGGCACCATCTACATAGGAGCTATGTATAAAGATGGAACCTTTTTACAAGAATGCATTCATATACAAGGCAATAGAAACTATACAAGAGAGCAAGCTAGTTTGGCTGCATATTGTTTAATGCTTAGATTAAAACCTGAAATTTTCTTTGGTGTTTAA
- the ileS gene encoding isoleucine--tRNA ligase, giving the protein MDYKDTLLLPNTTFAMRANLAELEPKRFSKWFENNYAYEKMKQKRQGISESFTLHDGPPYANGHLHIGHALNKILKDIIIKMHYFQGKKVRFTPGWDCHGLPIEQQVEVKLKDKKQSLSKKEIREFCREHAREFVNIQRDEFKSLGVIADWDEPYLTMKNAFEADIYKALCKIAKKGLLLERSKPVFWSWAAKSALAEAEVEYEDKEDYSIFVAFELDKTSLEKLGVKKAKAVIWTTTPWTLPANQAISLNPNEKYVITEEGYIFAKALLENMINKNFTQGKIQKELLGSEFENLSAINPLNQRKSTLILGDHVLMEGGTGLVHTAPGHGEDDYYVCLKYGIEVIMPVDDGGCYDETLRAKGLLPEHLLNEFIGLHIFKANERILELLGEALLESSKFIHSYPFCWRTHKPVIYRATKQWFILMDEKKLDGKSLRELALEQLNNVKFYPESGVKRLSSMIENRPDWCISRQRDWGVPIAFFRDKNTKEVIFDDDVLDHLVGIFEANGADAWWDLEIKDLLSPNSKYDPNNLEKVYDILDVWFDSGSTWEAVLNSARYDAGEYQASMYLEGSDQHRGWFQSSLLISTAINHKTPYKNILTHGFTVDEKGQKMSKSKGNVILPQNVAKNYGVEILRLWIMLSDYSTDLKISDNILKQVSEQYRKIRNTIRFLLANTNDMEFLETKNFTLLDKWILMRAKVAFEACEVAFEKYEFAKGFSVLLNFLSADLSGIYLDVCKDRLYCNAKDDTKRVSAQSAMVLIARKLFTLLAPSLTYTIDEALEHANVAIKENAKDVFDLVLKNGFDYEYKIEDDLFIKSREKFFELVDVLKKDKIIKSTLELSLQTSANELLSEDIEEVADWFMVSSIESLDDKETLSEFKIDDHSFKIVRSLLHKCPRCWKFLAKEEECLCPRCNSVEKAKNV; this is encoded by the coding sequence ATGGATTATAAAGATACGCTATTGCTTCCAAATACGACTTTTGCAATGCGTGCAAATTTAGCAGAGCTTGAGCCTAAGCGTTTTAGTAAGTGGTTTGAAAACAACTATGCTTATGAAAAAATGAAACAAAAAAGACAAGGAATAAGCGAGAGTTTTACTTTACATGATGGCCCTCCTTATGCTAATGGACATTTGCATATTGGCCATGCTTTAAATAAAATTTTAAAAGATATCATCATTAAAATGCATTATTTTCAAGGTAAAAAAGTGCGTTTTACTCCTGGTTGGGATTGTCATGGTTTACCGATAGAACAGCAAGTTGAAGTTAAACTTAAAGATAAAAAGCAAAGTTTAAGCAAAAAAGAAATTCGTGAGTTTTGTAGAGAGCATGCGAGAGAATTTGTAAATATCCAAAGAGATGAATTTAAGTCTTTGGGTGTGATTGCTGATTGGGATGAGCCATACTTGACTATGAAAAATGCTTTTGAGGCAGATATTTACAAAGCTTTATGTAAAATCGCTAAAAAAGGACTTTTGCTAGAAAGAAGTAAGCCTGTTTTTTGGAGTTGGGCTGCTAAGAGTGCATTAGCAGAAGCTGAAGTAGAGTATGAAGACAAAGAAGATTATTCTATTTTTGTAGCTTTTGAGCTTGATAAAACTTCCCTTGAAAAGCTAGGTGTAAAAAAAGCTAAAGCAGTCATTTGGACTACCACGCCTTGGACTTTACCGGCAAATCAAGCTATATCTTTAAATCCAAATGAAAAATATGTTATCACTGAAGAAGGTTATATTTTTGCTAAAGCCTTGCTTGAAAATATGATTAATAAAAACTTCACTCAAGGAAAAATTCAAAAAGAACTTTTAGGTTCTGAATTTGAAAATTTAAGTGCTATTAATCCACTCAATCAAAGAAAATCCACTCTTATTTTAGGCGATCATGTTTTAATGGAAGGTGGAACAGGGCTTGTACATACTGCACCGGGTCATGGTGAGGATGATTATTATGTGTGCTTAAAATATGGCATTGAAGTGATTATGCCAGTAGATGATGGTGGGTGTTATGATGAAACACTAAGAGCTAAAGGGCTTTTGCCAGAGCATTTATTAAATGAGTTTATAGGACTTCATATTTTTAAAGCAAATGAGCGTATTTTAGAATTGCTTGGCGAAGCTTTGCTTGAAAGTTCTAAATTTATACATTCTTATCCATTTTGTTGGAGAACACATAAACCGGTTATTTATAGAGCTACAAAACAATGGTTTATCTTAATGGATGAGAAAAAATTAGATGGAAAATCTTTAAGAGAGCTAGCACTAGAGCAATTAAATAATGTGAAATTTTACCCAGAAAGTGGGGTAAAAAGACTTAGTTCTATGATAGAAAATCGCCCTGATTGGTGTATATCAAGACAAAGAGATTGGGGTGTGCCTATCGCATTTTTTAGAGATAAAAACACCAAAGAAGTGATTTTTGATGATGATGTTTTAGATCATTTAGTGGGAATTTTTGAAGCAAATGGAGCTGATGCGTGGTGGGATTTAGAAATAAAAGATTTATTATCGCCAAATAGCAAATATGATCCAAATAATTTAGAAAAAGTTTATGATATTTTAGATGTTTGGTTTGATAGTGGTAGCACTTGGGAAGCAGTATTAAACTCAGCAAGATATGATGCAGGAGAATATCAAGCTTCAATGTATCTTGAAGGAAGTGACCAGCACCGTGGATGGTTTCAAAGCTCACTTTTAATTTCTACTGCTATCAATCACAAAACCCCATATAAAAATATACTTACTCATGGCTTTACCGTAGATGAAAAGGGTCAAAAAATGAGTAAATCTAAGGGTAATGTGATTTTACCTCAAAATGTAGCTAAAAATTATGGGGTAGAAATTTTAAGACTTTGGATAATGCTTAGTGATTATTCAACAGACTTAAAAATTTCAGATAATATCTTAAAACAAGTAAGCGAGCAGTATAGAAAGATAAGAAATACTATAAGATTTTTACTTGCAAATACTAATGATATGGAATTTTTAGAAACAAAAAATTTCACACTTTTAGATAAGTGGATTTTAATGCGTGCAAAAGTTGCTTTTGAAGCATGTGAAGTTGCTTTTGAAAAATATGAATTTGCAAAAGGCTTTAGTGTGCTTTTAAATTTCTTAAGTGCGGATTTAAGTGGAATTTATTTAGATGTGTGCAAAGATAGATTGTATTGTAATGCAAAAGATGATACAAAAAGAGTAAGCGCGCAAAGTGCTATGGTGCTAATAGCTAGAAAACTTTTCACGCTTTTAGCTCCAAGTTTAACTTACACTATAGATGAAGCTTTAGAACATGCAAATGTGGCTATTAAAGAAAATGCTAAAGATGTGTTTGATTTGGTGTTAAAAAATGGCTTTGATTATGAGTATAAAATCGAAGATGATTTATTTATAAAATCAAGAGAAAAATTCTTTGAGCTTGTTGATGTATTAAAAAAAGACAAAATCATCAAATCAACCTTAGAGTTAAGCTTGCAAACAAGCGCAAATGAGCTTTTGAGTGAAGATATTGAAGAAGTAGCTGATTGGTTTATGGTAAGCTCGATAGAAAGCTTAGATGATAAAGAAACTTTGAGTGAGTTTAAAATAGATGATCATAGTTTTAAAATCGTGCGTTCTTTATTGCACAAATGTCCAAGATGTTGGAAATTTTTAGCAAAAGAAGAAGAATGTTTATGTCCAAGATGTAATAGCGTGGAAAAAGCAAAAAATGTTTGA